One genomic region from Rosa rugosa chromosome 1, drRosRugo1.1, whole genome shotgun sequence encodes:
- the LOC133725760 gene encoding ABC transporter G family member 1-like, translating to MCVYRAHLITHCLAQLMASVTSHSNVKLISAIHESENGYHPSSPTAVAEVETVAKGDAAVKEDSIQNRNHIKVPLIENDEGLFLTWEDLWVRVASNLNEGEKHSSDGRSCRSILRGVTGYAKPGQLLAIMGPSGCGKSTLLDALAGRLSSNTRQTGDIRINGHKQALAYGTSAYVTQDDTLMTTLTVKEAVYYSAQLQLPESMSKSKKKERAQVTIREMGLQNAMNTRIGGWGAKGLSGGEKRRVSICIELLTQPKLLFLDEPTSGLDSAASFYVMSRIANLGHKSSQRTIVASIHQPSSEVFQLFDNLCLLSSGETVYFGPASTANEFFAASGFPCPALLYPSDHFLKTINKDFELDIEQGIAGRTPTEGAIHTLMQSYKTSESYHQLQRQIAEIFKKDCEALEKRSPRSFVNAGFVTQCLVLTRRSFVNMYRDRGYYWLRLFIYIALAAGLGTIYYDLGYTYASIQARGSLLAFVASFLTFMAIGGFPSFVEDMKVFERERLNGHYGVSAFVFANTFSSMPLLMLISLIPGSITYYLAGLHSGFEQFFYFASALYACMMLVESLMMIVASIVPNFLMGIIVGSGLQGIMLLCGGFFRLPNDLPDLVWKYPLYHIAFHKYAFQGMFKNEFEGTTFPNDDQLRIGNSKWLSGDSILRDIWHVEMGYSKWVDLGVLLGMIVLYRALFLVIIKITEKRKTITLALLSVAPKQSMQVLVNPSSTPLHGESQ from the exons ATGTGCGTCTATCGAGCCCACTTAATTACGCACTGTCTAGCTCAGCTTATGGCTTCAGTAACATCTCATTCTAATGTTAAGCTTATTAGTGCAATTCATGAAAGTGAAAATGGTTACCATCCCAGTAGTCCCACAGCAGTTGCGGAGGTTGAAACAGTTGCTAAAGGAGATGCCGCAGTGAAGGAAGACTCCATTCAAAACCGAAACCATATAAAGGTTCCACTAATCGAAAATGATGAGGGTCTTTTCTTGACATGGGAAGATTTGTGGGTGAGAGTAGCTTCAAATTTAAATGAGGGAGAAAAGCATAGTAGTGATGGAAGAAGCTGCAGATCAATCCTCCGAGGGGTAACTGGTTATGCCAAACCAGGGCAGCTCTTGGCTATAATGGGTCCTTCTGGTTGTGGCAAATCTACTCTTCTTGATGCTTTAGCAG GTAGATTGAGTTCAAACACAAGGCAAACAGGGGATATCCGTATAAATGGACATAAACAAGCACTAGCTTATGGAACTTCG GCATATGTGACACAAGATGACACTCTAATGACCACATTAACGGTGAAAGAAGCTGTATACTACTCTGCTCAACTGCAGCTACCAGAGTCAATGTCTAagtcaaagaagaaagagagagcacAAGTGACCATAAGAGAGATGGGTTTGCAAAATGCCATGAACACAAGGATCGGAGGTTGGGGAGCCAAGGGACTCAGTGGTGGCGAAAAGAGAAGAGTTAGTATCTGCATTGAGCTTCTTACACAACCAAAACTTCTCTTTCTGGATGAACCAACAAGCGGACTTGACAGTGCTGCGTCTTTTTATGTGATGAGCAGAATTGCCAATCTTGGTCATAAATCGTCTCAGAGGACCATAGTTGCTTCCATCCATCAGCCTAGCTCTGAAGTCTTTCAACTGTTTGACAATCTTTGTCTTTTGTCTTCCGGTGAAACTGTATATTTTGGTCCTGCTTCTACAGCGAATGAA TTTTTCGCTGCAAGTGGTTTTCCTTGTCCAGCTCTCCTATATCCATCAGATCACTTCCTCAAGACCATAAACAAAGATTTTGAGCTG GACATTGAGCAAGGTATAGCCGGAAGAACACCCACAGAGGGAGCTATTCATACTCTAATGCAGTCATATAAAACATCTGAAAGTTATCACCAACTCCAAAGACAAATagctgaaatattcaagaag GATTGTGAAGCATTAGAAAAGAGAAGCCCTAGATCCTTTGTGAATGCTGGCTTTGTCACACAATGTCTTGTACTTACAAGAAGATCCTTTGTGAACATGTACCGAGATCGAGGCTACTACTGGTTGCGCCTTTTCATCTACATAGCCTTAGCTGCCGGCCTAGGCACTATCTATTATGATCTTGGATACACTTATGCATCAATTCAG GCACGAGGCTCTCTACTAGCATTTGTGGCTTCATTTCTAACTTTCATGGCCATTGGTGGGTTTCCTTCCTTTGTGGAAGACATGAAG GTATTTGAACGTGAAAGACTGAATGGGCACTATGGTGTTAGTGCATTCGTCTTCGCCAACACATTTTCTTCGATGCCTTTGTTGATGTTGATTTCATTGATTCCTGGATCAATAACCTACTATCTTGCTGGACTTCACAGTGGATTTGAACAATTCTTCTACTTTGCCTCTGCACTATATGCTTGCATGATGCTGGTTGAGAGCCTAATGATGATAGTTGCGAGCATCGTGCCGAATTTCCTTATGGGCATAATAGTTGGTTCTGGATTGCAAGGGATTATGTTGTTATGCGGCGGATTCTTCCGGCTACCAAATGATCTTCCGGATCTTGTGTGGAAATACCCATTGTATCATATTGCCTTCCACAAGTATGCATTCCAGGGAATGTTTAAGAATGAATTTGAAGGAACAACGTTTCCGAATGATGATCAACTTAGAATCGGTAACTCTAAGTGGCTTAGTGGCGACAGCATTTTGAGAGATATATGGCATGTGGAAATGGGATACTCTAAATGGGTTGATCTTGGTGTCTTGCTAGGAATGATAGTTCTGTATCGAGCTTTGTTCTTAGTTATCATCAAGATCACTGAGAAAAGGAAAACTATTACCTTAGCTCTTCTGTCCGTGGCTCCGAAGCAAAGCATGCAAGTATTGGTGAATCCCTCCTCTACTCCACTGCATGGAGAGAGCCAGTAG